A window of the Paenibacillus woosongensis genome harbors these coding sequences:
- a CDS encoding TrkH family potassium uptake protein, producing the protein MFQFQEVYIEVHTKVLKRKKKQDSLSPAKVLTFGFTLIIVIGTFLLSLGPASASGQKLGLVDAFFMATSAVCVTGLVVVDPATQFSLFGELTLIILTQIGGLGFMTMGTLIALAFNRRISLRDRLVLQEAMKQNTLEGLVSLIRRVAVYSFVIESAGALLLTIRWSFDMPLSQALYYGVFHSISIFNNAGFDLFGAVHGPYSGLSAYVSDPFVNIVVIVLIVLGGIGFIVLADLLSFRTTRRLSLHSKVVLTVSGILIVAGSLLIFVMEVFKSPAFQELSLTDQIFAAVFHSVSARSGGVSTLSVSDMQQSTQFLLLLLMFIGAAPGSTGGGIKVTVFAILIGAMYAMLRGKEDIVFFRKRLSKESILRAITQTWLALFLVILTAMILSAVEDRAFLALLFETTSAFATSGLSLDVTTKLTDFSKVVLGLVMFLGRIGPLTLVYALTPKSKKELFRYPEGDFIIG; encoded by the coding sequence TTGTTTCAATTTCAAGAAGTCTATATTGAGGTGCATACCAAAGTGCTTAAGCGCAAAAAAAAGCAAGATTCACTATCCCCTGCTAAAGTATTAACTTTTGGATTTACCCTTATTATCGTCATCGGCACGTTTCTGCTGTCCCTCGGGCCTGCCTCGGCGAGCGGGCAGAAGCTCGGTCTGGTGGACGCATTCTTTATGGCGACATCGGCCGTCTGCGTAACCGGGTTGGTTGTGGTCGATCCGGCAACGCAATTTTCGCTATTCGGCGAACTCACGTTAATCATTCTTACCCAAATCGGCGGCTTGGGATTTATGACGATGGGAACCTTGATCGCTCTCGCCTTCAACCGGCGCATTTCCCTGCGCGACCGCCTGGTGCTTCAGGAGGCGATGAAGCAGAACACGCTGGAAGGACTCGTCTCACTGATTCGGCGGGTGGCGGTTTACTCCTTTGTCATCGAATCGGCTGGAGCTCTGCTGCTAACCATAAGATGGTCTTTCGATATGCCTCTGAGTCAGGCGCTCTATTATGGAGTATTTCACAGTATTTCAATTTTTAATAACGCAGGGTTTGACTTGTTCGGAGCAGTACATGGTCCTTATAGCGGACTTTCCGCTTACGTCAGCGATCCTTTTGTCAATATTGTGGTCATCGTCCTGATCGTGCTTGGCGGCATCGGTTTTATCGTACTGGCGGATTTGCTGTCGTTCCGCACAACCCGCAGGCTGTCCTTGCATTCCAAAGTCGTGCTCACCGTATCAGGGATTCTTATCGTCGCCGGTTCGCTGCTTATTTTTGTGATGGAGGTATTCAAATCTCCCGCATTTCAGGAGCTGTCGCTGACGGATCAGATTTTTGCAGCGGTATTCCACTCCGTGAGTGCACGTTCCGGCGGAGTGTCGACCCTAAGCGTATCGGACATGCAGCAATCGACCCAGTTCCTGCTTCTGCTGCTGATGTTCATCGGGGCCGCGCCAGGCTCTACAGGAGGCGGAATCAAAGTAACCGTATTTGCCATCCTCATCGGCGCAATGTATGCCATGCTGCGTGGCAAAGAAGATATTGTATTCTTTCGCAAACGCCTGTCCAAAGAGTCCATTCTGCGGGCGATCACGCAGACTTGGCTGGCTCTGTTTCTTGTGATCCTTACTGCCATGATCTTATCCGCCGTGGAAGACCGGGCCTTTCTCGCGCTCCTATTTGAGACAACCTCGGCATTCGCGACCTCCGGTCTGAGCCTGGACGTGACGACGAAGCTGACAGATTTCAGCAAAGTGGTGCTCGGTCTCGTGATGTTCCTCGGCCGGATTGGACCGCTGACTCTAGTATACGCTTTGACTCCTAAGTCCAAAAAGGAGCTGTTTCGTTATCCAGAAGGCGATTTCATCATCGGATAA
- a CDS encoding RNA polymerase sigma factor, which translates to MSERLKWLLVADFYDLAESVQEEIYYAFYDLVYGSVYYMIKDHQTSEDIIQEAFLKVVASKPAFDSEVGMKSWLKVVTRNTAINFLRKSKKYRNHLDADSVYIEIDPFINPTGSVEQIVETKLMEEAIIDYLHKLKPEYRLLMEYRWKLGLSYKEIAERLHISEDVVRQRLHRTREGIKIMLYKEWGDHIETKQSPRSRISRGV; encoded by the coding sequence ATGTCGGAACGCCTGAAATGGTTGCTCGTCGCTGATTTTTACGACTTAGCCGAGAGCGTTCAGGAAGAAATTTATTATGCTTTCTACGATCTTGTCTATGGATCCGTTTATTATATGATCAAAGATCATCAAACCAGCGAAGATATTATACAGGAAGCTTTCCTTAAAGTCGTTGCGAGCAAGCCTGCCTTCGACAGTGAGGTCGGGATGAAATCCTGGCTGAAAGTCGTTACGCGGAATACGGCCATCAATTTTTTAAGAAAAAGCAAAAAGTACCGTAACCATTTGGATGCGGATAGTGTTTATATAGAAATAGATCCATTCATCAACCCCACCGGCTCCGTTGAGCAAATCGTGGAAACGAAACTAATGGAAGAAGCCATCATCGATTACTTACATAAACTTAAGCCGGAATACCGATTACTGATGGAATACCGCTGGAAGCTGGGGCTGAGCTACAAGGAAATCGCCGAAAGGCTCCATATTAGCGAAGATGTTGTCAGACAGCGATTGCACCGTACGCGAGAAGGAATCAAAATAATGCTGTATAAAGAGTGGGGTGACCATATTGAAACGAAGCAGTCCCCGCGAAGCCGTATATCCCGCGGAGTTTAA
- a CDS encoding hemolysin family protein — MIILVLLNGFFVSAEFAIVKVRAGRIDALIEEGKKSAITAKGLMSRLDGYLSACQLGITLSSLGLGWLGEPVVARLLNPIFQFTGIGSKAAYTISLATAFLLIAVLHIVLGELAPKTVAVRNAEKVTLLSARPMQVFYRLMFPMIWVLNGLSSGLLKIFGIEPLKEQHDSAHTEEEIRVMMKESSESGLIDSTEMSLVDNIFEFADTTAREIMIPRTEMICLYTQNTLHENLEIALEGTRTRYPVCANDKDHVIGFIHIKDLIRSNSANYLDLLRPIMAVPESTHISDLMKRMQRNKTQIAILIDEYGGTSGLVTLEDIVEEIVGEIQDEFDEERPGIEQIGEDTYSIDGLMLIEAVNDRFGLELDSDDYDTIGGWLYSRIQVLPPQVGQSVENDGYIYVVEQTDNKRISRVKLVKQELIPLEGAGA; from the coding sequence ATGATTATATTAGTTCTGCTTAACGGATTTTTCGTCTCGGCTGAATTTGCGATTGTGAAAGTTCGCGCAGGCCGAATCGATGCCTTGATTGAGGAGGGGAAGAAGAGCGCCATCACGGCAAAAGGACTCATGAGCCGTCTGGACGGTTATTTGTCCGCATGCCAGCTGGGCATTACGCTTAGCTCTCTTGGTCTAGGATGGCTTGGTGAGCCGGTTGTGGCGCGTCTGCTGAATCCGATTTTTCAGTTCACGGGGATAGGGAGCAAGGCCGCATACACCATTTCGCTGGCGACGGCATTTTTGCTTATCGCCGTGCTGCATATCGTTCTTGGGGAGCTGGCGCCGAAGACGGTGGCCGTCCGCAATGCGGAGAAGGTAACCCTGCTGTCGGCACGCCCCATGCAAGTGTTCTACCGATTGATGTTTCCGATGATTTGGGTACTGAACGGCTTGTCATCCGGCCTGCTGAAAATATTCGGCATCGAGCCGCTTAAGGAGCAGCATGATTCAGCGCATACTGAGGAAGAAATCAGGGTGATGATGAAGGAGAGCAGCGAGAGCGGCCTGATCGATAGTACCGAGATGTCCCTCGTGGATAACATTTTTGAATTTGCGGATACAACGGCAAGAGAAATCATGATACCTCGTACCGAAATGATCTGTCTGTATACCCAGAACACCTTGCATGAAAATTTGGAAATCGCTTTAGAGGGAACGCGTACACGTTATCCGGTATGTGCCAACGACAAGGATCACGTGATCGGCTTTATTCATATAAAAGATTTGATACGTTCGAACTCGGCGAATTATTTAGACCTGCTTCGTCCAATTATGGCTGTGCCCGAATCCACCCACATCAGCGACTTGATGAAGCGCATGCAGCGGAACAAGACGCAAATTGCGATATTGATTGACGAATACGGCGGTACGTCCGGACTTGTCACGCTGGAGGATATCGTCGAGGAAATCGTCGGTGAAATCCAGGATGAATTTGACGAGGAACGTCCCGGGATCGAGCAAATTGGCGAGGATACCTATTCTATCGACGGGCTTATGCTGATTGAAGCGGTAAACGACCGGTTCGGCCTGGAGTTGGATTCGGATGATTACGATACGATCGGCGGCTGGTTATATTCGAGAATCCAGGTGTTGCCGCCACAGGTCGGGCAATCTGTCGAGAATGATGGCTATATTTACGTAGTAGAACAAACCGACAACAAGAGAATATCGCGCGTGAAGCTCGTGAAGCAGGAGTTGATTCCGCTAGAGGGAGCCGGCGCGTAA
- a CDS encoding MFS transporter produces MKRLIWMGCWAYLLIGLAHVVVGSIMPNLLEHYGKEYTAGGSLIFAQFAGFLVGVLVSPLLISNFGKRTGLIIATGMLCIAEVCYTMLLPWEWMYVVGTVAGFGFGMIEAVIGTLIIVAVKEGTAVAMSKLEVFFGVGALVMPLIAGWLIRTEMWRFSFLFIALSALLMLLAWMKSNFGELNDLLNAKEVKREKKGALFSQYQGVRGLLLAVFTLFFFLYVGTEMSFVNFLPSLLIEKLGTDKSTAALSVTLFWMAMTLGRVFCGVIAERISYGRYVLWSCAASLVLISLFAIIGQLSVVFVLILLFGLFMSGLFSIALVFASKLLPGAEESTPSILIAAGGTGGAALPLAMGKSMDVVGADTSAWLLSAFVALLLILSISAIFIERFRAKRIARSLRHLS; encoded by the coding sequence ATGAAACGCTTAATTTGGATGGGTTGTTGGGCGTATTTGCTAATCGGTCTAGCGCACGTCGTCGTCGGGTCGATTATGCCTAACCTGCTTGAGCATTACGGCAAGGAGTACACGGCCGGCGGAAGTCTGATTTTTGCGCAGTTTGCCGGTTTTCTGGTAGGGGTGCTTGTTTCACCGCTGCTTATATCCAATTTTGGTAAAAGAACAGGGCTGATCATCGCGACAGGGATGCTCTGCATCGCTGAAGTTTGCTACACGATGCTGCTTCCGTGGGAATGGATGTATGTGGTCGGGACGGTCGCCGGATTCGGATTTGGTATGATCGAAGCCGTTATCGGCACGCTGATTATCGTAGCGGTAAAAGAAGGCACGGCCGTTGCGATGAGCAAGCTCGAGGTATTTTTCGGGGTCGGAGCTTTGGTCATGCCGCTGATCGCCGGCTGGCTGATCCGGACGGAAATGTGGCGTTTTTCCTTTCTTTTTATCGCTTTGTCGGCTTTGCTGATGCTGCTGGCCTGGATGAAGAGCAACTTTGGAGAATTAAACGATTTGCTGAACGCGAAGGAAGTCAAACGGGAGAAGAAAGGGGCGCTGTTTTCACAGTATCAGGGAGTTCGCGGGCTGCTGCTTGCCGTCTTTACGCTCTTCTTCTTCCTGTACGTCGGTACGGAAATGAGCTTTGTGAACTTCCTGCCTTCCCTGCTAATTGAGAAGCTCGGAACTGACAAATCGACTGCTGCGCTCAGCGTTACCTTGTTCTGGATGGCCATGACGCTAGGCCGCGTATTCTGTGGGGTCATTGCAGAGCGCATTTCCTACGGCCGCTATGTGTTGTGGAGCTGTGCTGCTAGCCTGGTGCTCATATCGCTATTTGCCATTATCGGGCAGTTGTCCGTCGTGTTCGTTCTTATTTTGCTGTTCGGACTGTTCATGTCCGGGCTGTTCTCGATCGCCCTTGTATTCGCCAGCAAGCTGCTGCCTGGGGCCGAGGAGTCTACACCTAGCATCCTTATCGCTGCAGGGGGGACAGGAGGGGCGGCTTTGCCGCTCGCTATGGGCAAAAGCATGGACGTCGTCGGAGCGGATACATCCGCCTGGCTGCTGTCCGCGTTCGTCGCCCTGCTCTTGATTCTTAGCATTTCGGCTATCTTTATCGAACGATTTCGTGCAAAACGTATTGCCCGAAGCCTGAGACATTTGTCATAA
- a CDS encoding FAD-dependent oxidoreductase translates to MRIAIVGGGLSGLTAAAYLSDSPGIQGTVFERSPQLGGRAFTYEKSGFTLNYGAHAVYGIDRHTLLNMENELNLRFNSKQVDKRNVVYAKHGQLTPAPLDFVNIMKTGVLTTMEKIRFVAEVAAVITNIHQLKNYPTLGEYLNKSNASPDVKELWEHLVSSNFFITPEEARRVSGEVIAEYYHNLFLSHKPVNYILGSWSTITNQLVDKISQNKDWEIAVKEPVESITMENDKFILNTKTRESLVFDQVIFAMPVQQVAKLLESTPWGQSLEPYKNNTSTEVLVYDVGFSKIINRPFHYISDMNNKLFISDVSATDHTVAPEGGQLLQGIAYLNDDFADEEQKKQYLESKTLQMEALFDTYYPGWRDNTAVKRVSKKAMVASVKNIHSNKLLPNRLDQVPFYFCGDGCEGKGELAERAFSSGRKVAQDILANTANVKALSYS, encoded by the coding sequence ATGAGAATCGCGATTGTTGGCGGTGGACTTTCAGGGTTAACGGCCGCTGCTTATCTGTCCGACAGTCCGGGTATACAGGGAACAGTGTTCGAGCGTAGCCCACAGTTGGGCGGTAGAGCCTTTACTTATGAGAAATCAGGTTTCACGCTGAATTATGGAGCACATGCGGTTTACGGCATCGACAGACATACGCTGCTGAATATGGAGAACGAGCTTAACCTCCGTTTTAACAGCAAGCAGGTAGACAAACGGAATGTTGTATATGCCAAGCATGGACAACTCACTCCCGCTCCGCTTGATTTCGTAAATATTATGAAGACTGGCGTACTTACGACGATGGAGAAAATTCGTTTCGTTGCAGAAGTCGCTGCGGTCATCACTAATATTCATCAATTGAAGAATTATCCGACGTTAGGCGAATATTTGAATAAGTCTAACGCTTCTCCTGATGTCAAAGAGCTGTGGGAGCATCTAGTCAGCTCCAATTTCTTCATCACCCCGGAAGAAGCGAGACGCGTATCCGGCGAAGTGATTGCCGAATACTACCATAACCTGTTCCTCTCGCACAAGCCGGTAAACTACATCCTCGGCAGCTGGTCAACGATTACGAATCAGCTGGTGGATAAGATTTCCCAGAACAAGGATTGGGAAATTGCCGTTAAGGAGCCGGTTGAATCGATTACGATGGAAAATGACAAATTCATACTGAACACCAAAACTCGCGAATCATTAGTTTTTGATCAGGTCATTTTCGCTATGCCAGTACAGCAGGTCGCTAAATTGCTGGAATCGACACCTTGGGGCCAGTCCCTTGAACCTTACAAAAACAATACATCAACAGAAGTGCTGGTATACGATGTCGGATTCTCCAAGATCATCAATCGTCCCTTCCACTATATCAGCGATATGAACAACAAGCTGTTCATCAGCGACGTCTCGGCGACGGATCATACCGTTGCTCCCGAAGGCGGCCAGCTGCTGCAGGGCATCGCCTACTTGAATGATGACTTTGCGGATGAAGAACAGAAGAAGCAATATCTGGAGAGCAAGACCTTGCAGATGGAAGCGCTCTTTGATACTTACTACCCGGGCTGGCGCGACAATACGGCGGTTAAGCGCGTATCGAAGAAGGCAATGGTCGCCAGCGTCAAGAACATCCATTCAAATAAGCTGCTGCCCAATAGGCTGGATCAGGTTCCCTTCTATTTCTGCGGGGATGGCTGCGAAGGCAAGGGAGAGCTGGCTGAACGCGCCTTCTCAAGCGGGCGCAAGGTGGCCCAGGATATTCTGGCCAACACGGCCAACGTTAAAGCGCTATCTTATTCATGA
- the gerQ gene encoding spore coat protein GerQ, with translation MFNPNYRPVTYKIGNSPSGAFAGGSTYSPQQQVPMQMQGGGGMQLPYPPQVPSGSPMTPTGTVVPTATPQFEQSYIENIFRLNLGKVGTFYMTYENNSEWNAKIFKGVLEAAGRDHIIISDPATGVRTVLLMVNLDYATFAEPLYYQYPGTIGNPQTSR, from the coding sequence ATGTTCAATCCAAATTACCGGCCGGTCACCTATAAGATCGGCAACAGCCCGTCCGGAGCTTTCGCCGGGGGAAGCACTTATTCTCCCCAACAGCAAGTGCCGATGCAAATGCAAGGGGGAGGGGGAATGCAGCTGCCGTATCCGCCGCAGGTGCCAAGCGGCAGTCCGATGACGCCGACGGGTACGGTCGTACCAACGGCAACTCCACAATTCGAGCAATCCTATATCGAGAACATTTTTCGCTTGAACCTGGGCAAGGTGGGCACATTTTACATGACTTATGAGAACAACTCCGAATGGAACGCGAAAATATTCAAAGGCGTCCTCGAAGCGGCGGGCCGCGACCATATCATTATCAGCGATCCAGCAACGGGAGTACGTACAGTTCTGCTCATGGTGAATCTGGACTACGCTACTTTTGCTGAACCGCTGTATTATCAATATCCGGGAACGATCGGAAATCCGCAGACGTCAAGATAG
- a CDS encoding cell wall hydrolase: protein MAVIKANSEDVRMLARLMRAEAEGEGELGMLMVGNVGVNRILGNCLDFRDIRTMNQMVFQSPGGFEATQKGYFYQRARDSDIRLARRVINGERTWPASNALWFFRPEGECPGTWYNQQNTGRFKAHCFFSPTFENCPSVF from the coding sequence TTGGCTGTCATAAAAGCAAACTCCGAGGATGTCAGAATGCTGGCCCGTCTGATGCGTGCGGAAGCAGAAGGGGAAGGCGAACTAGGCATGTTGATGGTCGGCAACGTCGGCGTTAACCGTATACTCGGCAATTGCCTTGATTTCAGGGATATAAGAACCATGAACCAAATGGTATTTCAGTCGCCCGGAGGGTTCGAGGCCACTCAAAAAGGCTACTTCTATCAAAGAGCCCGCGATTCCGACATCCGCCTGGCCAGAAGGGTGATTAACGGCGAGCGCACATGGCCAGCGAGCAATGCTTTATGGTTCTTCAGACCGGAAGGCGAATGCCCGGGTACCTGGTACAACCAGCAGAACACTGGGCGATTCAAGGCTCATTGCTTCTTCTCCCCAACCTTTGAGAATTGTCCTTCTGTATTTTAA
- a CDS encoding aminopeptidase: MTDFDLKLQKYAELAVKIGVQIQKGQNLIINATIDSAELVRLIVKEAYNEGARFVKVNWSDDTVTRLRYDMAADESFLDEPKWYAGEMLEYVENNAAVLHVISSDPDLLNGVSTERLTNHQKTYSKAMTKYRQLQMANFFTWSIVAVPSKAWAAKVFPNLPEDQQVPALWEAIFRTVRVDQPDPVAAWKEHIANLSQKADYLNRKKFQKLHYVAPGTDLTIELPADHLWVAAESDNDKGVSFLANLPTEEVFTAPLKTGVNGTVSSTKPLSYSGNIIDKFSLTFENGKIVDYKAEQGEATLKQLVEMDEGASYLGEVALVPHGSPISQSGLLFYNTLFDENASNHLAIGAGYAFTLNGGTTMSQEQLQEAGLNQSLVHVDFMIGSGEMDIYGISADGEKEQIFTKGNWAI; the protein is encoded by the coding sequence ATGACTGATTTCGATCTGAAATTGCAAAAATATGCGGAGCTAGCCGTCAAGATTGGCGTTCAAATCCAGAAAGGGCAGAATCTGATCATTAATGCGACAATTGATTCCGCTGAATTGGTGCGTTTGATCGTGAAGGAGGCTTACAACGAAGGAGCCCGTTTTGTGAAGGTCAATTGGAGTGACGATACGGTTACCCGCCTGCGCTATGATATGGCTGCGGACGAATCCTTCCTCGACGAGCCAAAATGGTATGCCGGAGAAATGCTGGAATACGTGGAGAATAATGCAGCTGTGCTGCATGTCATCTCCTCGGATCCGGATTTGTTGAACGGAGTATCGACGGAGCGCCTGACCAATCACCAGAAAACCTATTCCAAAGCAATGACTAAATATCGCCAGCTCCAAATGGCTAACTTCTTCACCTGGTCAATCGTTGCCGTCCCTTCCAAAGCATGGGCTGCCAAAGTATTCCCGAATCTGCCGGAAGACCAGCAGGTCCCTGCGCTATGGGAAGCAATCTTCCGCACCGTACGCGTAGACCAGCCCGATCCGGTCGCGGCTTGGAAGGAGCATATCGCGAACTTGAGCCAGAAAGCGGATTACCTCAATCGGAAGAAATTCCAGAAGCTGCATTATGTCGCTCCAGGAACGGATTTGACGATCGAGCTTCCGGCTGACCACTTATGGGTAGCTGCAGAGAGCGATAACGATAAAGGCGTCAGCTTCCTGGCGAATTTGCCTACCGAGGAAGTCTTCACCGCCCCGCTGAAAACCGGTGTCAACGGCACGGTATCCAGCACGAAACCGCTGAGCTACAGCGGCAATATCATCGATAAGTTTTCCTTGACCTTCGAGAATGGTAAAATCGTCGACTACAAGGCCGAGCAAGGTGAAGCGACCCTGAAGCAGCTTGTAGAGATGGATGAGGGCGCAAGCTACCTCGGTGAGGTAGCTTTGGTACCGCACGGGTCGCCAATTTCCCAATCCGGCCTCCTGTTCTACAATACCTTATTCGACGAGAATGCCTCTAACCATTTGGCCATCGGTGCAGGGTATGCCTTTACGCTGAACGGCGGCACGACCATGTCGCAGGAGCAGCTGCAGGAAGCAGGCCTGAACCAAAGCCTGGTTCATGTGGACTTCATGATCGGCTCCGGAGAAATGGACATTTACGGCATTTCAGCAGACGGCGAAAAGGAGCAAATTTTCACCAAAGGCAATTGGGCGATCTAA
- a CDS encoding DUF4367 domain-containing protein translates to MKRSSPREAVYPAEFNILFDEAFDEATKQLPPYTDAYKQQSWNAIQPKLMRQARRRKRWKWLRRYEVIALVAAFMLFSAILFTPPIVTEAVSPIYQELRSWGNGMSQIIFGKGRHPDQSGVTYALNASYDEADVSQPPCPKVFPLSMKTQLNDLRESLPFSLPKITYMPRGYIFNSAEPITAKGSALEPAESGQIEGVYLLFETRHNQQLTMMFKTLKEDEIIRMPYEENIETVTLNNGTIAYFTPGKTQQITFMIGDIYFMAAGGLDKEDLLKIANGLDI, encoded by the coding sequence TTGAAACGAAGCAGTCCCCGCGAAGCCGTATATCCCGCGGAGTTTAACATACTGTTTGATGAAGCCTTCGACGAGGCAACCAAGCAGCTTCCTCCCTATACCGACGCTTATAAGCAACAATCCTGGAATGCAATACAGCCGAAGCTCATGAGGCAGGCTAGACGCCGCAAACGCTGGAAATGGCTGCGCCGTTACGAGGTCATTGCTTTGGTTGCGGCATTTATGCTGTTTAGCGCAATTCTGTTCACGCCGCCAATCGTGACGGAAGCAGTCTCCCCCATCTATCAGGAATTGAGGAGCTGGGGCAACGGCATGAGCCAGATCATTTTTGGCAAAGGGCGGCATCCGGACCAAAGCGGCGTAACATATGCGCTGAATGCTTCCTATGACGAGGCAGACGTCAGCCAGCCGCCATGTCCGAAAGTATTTCCGTTGTCCATGAAGACGCAGCTGAACGATTTAAGGGAGAGCCTCCCTTTTTCGCTTCCTAAGATCACCTATATGCCTAGAGGATATATATTTAATTCGGCAGAACCGATTACCGCAAAGGGCTCTGCCCTTGAACCCGCGGAGAGCGGACAGATCGAAGGCGTATATTTGCTGTTCGAAACGCGGCACAACCAGCAATTGACCATGATGTTCAAGACACTGAAGGAAGACGAGATCATCCGCATGCCCTATGAAGAGAACATCGAGACGGTGACCTTGAACAATGGCACCATCGCTTATTTTACTCCGGGGAAAACGCAACAAATTACCTTCATGATCGGCGATATCTACTTCATGGCTGCAGGCGGTTTGGATAAGGAAGATCTTCTGAAAATCGCAAATGGCTTAGATATATAA
- a CDS encoding DUF2500 domain-containing protein gives MQSWVEMFGVMNTALPIFFIIILGIILISVGRGILRYAINSKQPLLIVPTIIVGKRTEVSHRHNTDTAVSQMDSKYFITFEVESGDRLEFPVSGLEYGQCAEGDQGKLSFQGNRYLGFERLGRSSRNMDDGYRDLRRNY, from the coding sequence ATGCAATCTTGGGTGGAAATGTTCGGCGTTATGAACACTGCGCTTCCTATTTTCTTCATTATCATCCTAGGGATCATTCTCATTTCTGTTGGCCGGGGAATACTAAGGTACGCGATTAACTCCAAGCAGCCGCTGCTCATTGTCCCAACAATTATCGTGGGCAAACGTACGGAGGTTTCTCATCGCCATAACACGGATACGGCAGTAAGCCAGATGGATAGCAAGTACTTCATCACTTTTGAGGTAGAAAGTGGAGACCGGCTGGAATTTCCAGTAAGTGGACTGGAGTATGGACAATGTGCGGAAGGGGATCAAGGTAAGCTGTCTTTTCAAGGAAATCGCTACCTGGGATTCGAACGTTTAGGCAGATCGTCCCGGAATATGGATGATGGGTATCGTGACTTGAGGAGAAATTATTGA